Within Telopea speciosissima isolate NSW1024214 ecotype Mountain lineage chromosome 8, Tspe_v1, whole genome shotgun sequence, the genomic segment GATTACTGAATGAATTCCCCCTTCTGGAATTAATAGGAAAGCTCTGCTTCACCCCAACTTTACATTTTCAGTTGCTCTCCAGTGAGCTTCTTCACCGTAGAAAATATCAACCTCATTTCGTCATTTCTCCTCCATGTTACATGAAGCAAAAAGGCGATTTCTTTGCTGTCTTAACAAGAATCTGAGCACTCAAAACAAACTTGACTCCTCTCTAACTATGCAAATGATCTGACAAATTAACAAGTTGACAAAACAATGTTTCAGCCGCAGAGCAGAAGTATATAATTGAAACTAAAGAAAGGCGGAAACAAAACAAGCAGATGCTATCAGCACAAGAAAACTAAACCGCGATCAGAAGCAGGGCAAACATTCAGTCCAACAACAGAAGTGTTATGAGTAACAATGACCAAGAGCTAAGCTACAAGACTCTTGTTGCTTGGATTTCACTGCCCCGTGCCTGAGAACTTGTATATAGTTCACATTACTGtttaaataaacacatttgAAAATATTAAAACGTCATCACTTATATATGTACCCTAAAGTACACGGATCAAACAAAATCGGACGCGAAACCATATTCATCAAACAAATTCAGACACAACCATATCCAACAACTATACACCCTGCCTGGCAAGATAGACAATAAGCTGTATGGAATTGAAGCAACAAGAAGAGCGTCCAGTGATTCACATTAAAATCCTGCTAGTTGATGACTAGAATGAAAATTTAAGTCACAAAATTCAGAATTAGCAATTCAATACCTGGTGATTATGTCAACTGGTGACAGAAGAAGCAACATCAAGGCCACTTCTACTACGGCCTTGCCTTCCCTCAAGATCATAGATTGTGTTTTTCAGTGCTCTGTTTGAGAAAATCTCTGAACTTGCCGTTGAGTCACTATGAATCTCCGCCAGTGGATTCACaataacaccaccaccaccccgtTGGAGCCGGAATCTCCAGTTATCCATCCTCAAAGGTTCCGAACTGCCATCTTTATCAGCAACATTCCGAATAGCAGCTAGTGATCCCCCAGAAGAAGATAAACTTGAGCTTGGGTACCGGCCTTCCGTTCTCCTCCAGAATTTTGAGCTCAGGAATTCTGCACCAGGTAACTTACAGCATGTGTTCCCAGCTGAGTCAGTGCCTGATACCTTTGCTGTCGACATGGCCAAATCGTAAGAAATCTCATCCAGGGCCAGCTCTAGACCATGCACACGTGTCTCTAGAGAACGCATCCCATTCTGTGAGCTCCCAATGAACTTCTGAATTCAAGAATTGAACAGGAGAGTAATCATCAGAGAAATTCTTACAGTTAAAGGACACTAAACTGTAACCTTATTCCTAAAACATTATCATAAATGGATTGACCATCCTCAGATAGGGCCAGATCTGATTGTCCTATGTGAGACAAAAATATCTGCCCACAGGGTTCGTTTCTAAAAAATTTTTTAGGCAGTGGACATCCTAGGACTCTGCTTTCTGAAAGCTGTGAACTAGCCTATTCATGGTAAAATAtaacatgatgcatgatgcagATCCTTGATAAAAGTAGAAAACATGGGCCAAAGGCCATCAGAAATATTGCAAAAATAAGACAACTTGCTCTCATCCGAGAGTAGTGCAACAGAAGGGACTTGAAACAAAGAAATACAGGAAAAATAGAGcgaaagaagatgatgaacttCTTCATGTTGCAATAGGATTGCATTTACTGAAGTGCTGGTCCATGACTTGCATGCTGTAGAAAGTTTTATTGGAGAATAAATTCTGAGATTGAATGGGACTGAAGAAAGGGCATTCTATGCATATACTTAGCATGTTCATGGATATTTTGTTGACAGGGGACCGAAGCTACCATAAGCCAACTAACCCGTCCCACAAACCAAGGACTTGGAATGTCTGGAATATTGAAATGCTATTGTTAAATAAAACAGCCCAGAAATAATAAGAACAGTAACTGAGTAATTCTAATCAACATATTTGGGGTTGCAGCAAACAGAATTGTGGACACATAAAGTAGATCATAAAATGCAATTCATGAGAAAGAGGAACCCCAATAGGGGATAAACAAATCAAGCTCCACCAGCATACCTGCAGAAGATCTAACAGACTCGATTGCTGGTTCTCAATCTGAACCAGTTGCTTGCGGATCAAGGACAGGTCCTCGTTGTCTTTCTGGTTCCCATACATCTCAGTGGCATTGCTAACTACAACAGTAGAATCAGAGCTCTCGTCCTGAAGTGGAACCACACGGTTCCCGGACCTGAATCCACCAAACTTGTGTGTCTTGTCATTGTAGTTCTTATTAAAGAGAACACGCTTTGTTTGAGGTTTTAAACTTGCATTACACTCATCTACCCCTGATTCTAGACCTCCCCCATCTGTCTTCTTAATATCATCCTCGCATACAACTGTAAGAGAGGAAGCATGAGGTACAGCAACCTCAACTTTCCAATCAGGCAGCTTCTTGCAGTCGAGTTTACGAAACAGGGCGGGACTTGATTTACTGTCATTACTCTTCAAAGGGGACCTTTTTCTAGCAATAGTCACAGATGAACTATCCGGCGGAGGCGACCTGCTTGCCGGGATTGCTTTCTTCCTCGTTTGAGGAGTTTCAAAACCCAGAGTACCAGAGCTTCTGGGACCTGGTGGGAAGCGCCCGTCGCTTGCATTTTCTGTCAATTACGTAAACAAGAAAATTAACATCGGAGAGGTGTCAACAATGGATGTcagagttcaacaactactggtagaaataaaaagaagataaaacgTTAAAAATGCAAGGGCGCAAACCAATAGAAccggaagaagaaaagaaatcctTCATGCGGATGCCCAAATCTCCAAACATTGATGTAATAAGTACCAAAACGGCCCCAATTCATATGTTACGTGAAGAAGACTCAAATAATAATGGTGGAAAGAAGGAATATCAGTGATCCTCTTGAAGACGGATGCTAGCATTAGCAGTTTTCAATGAAAAGTTAAAAGCAGACAAGCATGAAGTAGAAATCTCGTACCTCTTGAAGAAGATATCGATTGCGATGGCTGTGTAACCTCGTCAGAAAGTCCAGGAACATCCTTCCAGGCTTCCAACATCTGATTCATGGTTTCCCGAACAGCCTTCACCTATAGCATATTAGATCCAATAAGGTCAAATAGGATAAAATTCGAAGATAAACCAGGAACCATAGTCATATTTACAACGACAATGGAGAAACTGGAAATGTTGGCCGACCTTATCGAACCTCCGAGCGTCAAAAGATGCCAGGGACGAGGTCTTAAACTCGGACAATTGATCCCTCTCCACAATAGCAAGCTTAAGTAAAGCCTCAGCGGCAGCCTTCCTCGCGGCCCAATCTTCACTACTGAGGAACTCCACCATAGTAGGAACCAAATTGGTCAATACATTACGACTAGAGGCACCGCCGACCCCAGCAATGCTGCCAATGAGCGCTAACAGCGCCGGTTTGGCCTTAAAGCACTCAGCCTTGAGTAACTTCAGCAGCCTCGGCAAGAGTTTCTGCAATTGCGAAGGCTCCGGATCAGGCGAAGCCTCGATAGCGGAGGCGAGACAAAGCGCGGAACCGATCTGAGCGTTGTAGTCTTGTTCAAGCAGGAGAGCCTCAGTTAAAGGCTTCAAAAACGCAGAAAAGGGGGGCTTAGTGATCTGAGAAGCCATGGTCGTGACAGCGTCGATACAAGCCTGCCGGACGGCGGAATCAGAGTCCCTGAGGCGGCGAACGATGTTAGCTAGCATTTTGGAGACGAAAGGAGAGAGAGCATCGCCATGAGTCTGAGAGATGAAACCAAGGAGTCGGACACATTGTTTCCGGACAGGACTCTTCTCAGAGGAATCTGTATCGTAGATACAATTAAGGAACGGAGTGAAGGAGTCGTGAGAGAGGTTGCGGGCGATCGATTCGAGCTCGGAGGTAGCAATAGCGTGAGTATCACGGTCAGAGAGCTTGTTGAGGTTGATGATGACTCGTTTCTTGAGATCGCGAGTCGAAGCGTTCTGTTGAGGAGTCGGTGAGGATCGCTTTGTGACTGCCATTGTCGCCGGTGATTGGGAGGAGTAGTAGTACTGCGGAGTAGATCCCGGCATTGACCGCTTCAGATTAGAAGCGGTGGCGCCACCGGTCCAGTGTTCGGTAAAAGCTGCTCCGccgccttctctctctctctttctatctaaTCTCTGCAATTAGTCCTTCAAGATCCACGCCGTGGTTTcgaatttatatatatagttgGGAAACAGAcaatgaagggggggggggaacgtGGGGAGGAGTGAGACTGGGAACTGAAGAAGAGTATAGAGACGAAGACAGTGCAGCAATTAATCAATTATTTAATGACTCCAAATAGATCTTATTACTTCTGAACGAATAAGCATCGCTGGACGCGACTTTATAATTTTAAGTAACCACTAAACAGTAATATTATTTAGATTTTCAGTTAATAATACGAATTAGTGAAAGTGGTGGTAACCTAATTAAGTGTCGTGCATGTGAAGACATtactttagagagagagagagaaagagagagaggccatCGCCCATCAGATCGAAGGATGGTTTTGGCAGTTAAGAAGAGCGCGAAGAGCGATCCTTACTGACTCTGACACAAGAAGCAGTGATTGTAATATGGTCGGACCCACTAGATTAAAAGGCAAAGGGGTAAAAGAGGGTATTTGAGGAATCTAAAAATTCCCTATGACTTGTAATAGTCTCTCTAGAGTATCCAGGCTTTTGATCAAAAGAttcttaccaaaataaaaaaaaaataaaaagatttagAAACTGCTCGAACGATAAGCAAGCATGTGATAGTGCCAGTGTCTTATCCAGATTTGAAGGTTCCAGCCAAGGTATTAGTGTACAGTATCGGATATCGATCATTTCAAAAACAACCCGGTATCGATATGAATCGATTGTATCTCATAAGTTTATCTGTGGGTTTtcttaaaaatagattttttttgtctattttaCGCTTTCTCCGTACTGTTCCATCAATATGGTATCAGCCAGGTATCAATATCAGTCACCTTCAAAATCATGTAATATCGACTGTATTGGACGATCTAATATCGATACCTCAAACCTTGGATTGGTGGATTGGTGAATCGGTAGGGATCGAttgattcttagtcattttCTTAGTAAATCATTTTGAATAAGACTGATTCATGGATCGTGTTATACCCAAATATAACCATCCAATTGAGTTATGCCACATCGATGAGATGTTGCAGCCCAAGACCTGATGGACCACTTCCACAACTCGAACCAATGAGGGATCTACTAAAAACAGCCTAAAACGATAGGCATGGGATGCACTTTCCTTATGCCAACCTAATCCtatatagaaactactaaaatagAATCAGGAGATAAAAGGACAGGGAGATCACACTCCCAAAGGGACTCTACTAGTGATATTCTTCCCAAGAATAGAAATCACCATATTGGGACTTTCTCAAGGACTGCCTTGCTCATCACTAACTTTATATATATTCAGGTATAACTCTTCATAGGGGGATCGACATCTTTACTATTCTTAATTGTTGCTtaaagagatctaacttaggcatcggagaatcCCAACTGGTGAAAATCGACTCTCTGGTTAAAACCTTGGTTCCAGATCATCATGATTCATGAAGGTCAGGCCCAACCATGATTTTAGAGATCGGTAGCGGATCGGTGGTTTGTCCAATTCGGATCGATATTAGTGGTCCTAAATTCCTTGGCTGATCATGTATTGATGGATCGTATGGACGaagggtaaaagtgtaaaaaaAAAGCtgttttttaaatgaaaagatAAGAGTAAATCTATCCGATCGGATAttgattcctaaaaccatggtcCGCCCAACTCAAACAAACCCATTTGCTCCTCATCTGGAGCAAAATTAGAATCTCAGAATCaggaatgagattgatttctgtcgattttttatttaaattggATCAGAATCAATCGAAATCGACCcaaattcaatttaaaaactgTAGTAATTAGAATCGAGAGAGAAGAAACGAAGATTTTCACGGAATTTTTTTGATTTAAAAGCCTTGTAGTTCTTGCTACAAAAGCTTTTCTGTTATGTTACcgaaaattagaaagaaaaatagtaataaaTGAAGATCAAATAACATTAATGATCGATTTCAAAAATAGATTAtgaaaaaatcaacattaattatagggagaatgttctctgtgccgcagtgcagcatgcacccaggcacatgggcattCTATGCCGgaggcagggtgatcattgcatCCACCCTCATGTGCCTGGGCAGAGGCTGCgttgcggcatagagaacagcaccccttaATTATAATTGGGGATCAACTATTTTC encodes:
- the LOC122671459 gene encoding TORTIFOLIA1-like protein 4 isoform X2, whose product is MPGSTPQYYYSSQSPATMAVTKRSSPTPQQNASTRDLKKRVIINLNKLSDRDTHAIATSELESIARNLSHDSFTPFLNCIYDTDSSEKSPVRKQCVRLLGFISQTHGDALSPFVSKMLANIVRRLRDSDSAVRQACIDAVTTMASQITKPPFSAFLKPLTEALLLEQDYNAQIGSALCLASAIEASPDPEPSQLQKLLPRLLKLLKAECFKAKPALLALIGSIAGVGGASSRNVLTNLVPTMVEFLSSEDWAARKAAAEALLKLAIVERDQLSEFKTSSLASFDARRFDKVKAVRETMNQMLEAWKDVPGLSDEVTQPSQSISSSRENASDGRFPPGPRSSGTLGFETPQTRKKAIPASRSPPPDSSSVTIARKRSPLKSNDSKSSPALFRKLDCKKLPDWKVEVAVPHASSLTVVCEDDIKKTDGGGLESGVDECNASLKPQTKRVLFNKNYNDKTHKFGGFRSGNRVVPLQDESSDSTVVVSNATEMYGNQKDNEDLSLIRKQLVQIENQQSSLLDLLQFIGSSQNGMRSLETRVHGLELALDEISYDLAMSTAKVSGTDSAGNTCCKLPGAEFLSSKFWRRTEGRYPSSSLSSSGGSLAAIRNVADKDGSSEPLRMDNWRFRLQRGGGGVIVNPLAEIHSDSTASSEIFSNRALKNTIYDLEGRQGRSRSGLDVASSVTS
- the LOC122671459 gene encoding TORTIFOLIA1-like protein 4 isoform X1; translated protein: MPGSTPQYYYSSQSPATMAVTKRSSPTPQQNASTRDLKKRVIINLNKLSDRDTHAIATSELESIARNLSHDSFTPFLNCIYDTDSSEKSPVRKQCVRLLGFISQTHGDALSPFVSKMLANIVRRLRDSDSAVRQACIDAVTTMASQITKPPFSAFLKPLTEALLLEQDYNAQIGSALCLASAIEASPDPEPSQLQKLLPRLLKLLKAECFKAKPALLALIGSIAGVGGASSRNVLTNLVPTMVEFLSSEDWAARKAAAEALLKLAIVERDQLSEFKTSSLASFDARRFDKVKAVRETMNQMLEAWKDVPGLSDEVTQPSQSISSSRENASDGRFPPGPRSSGTLGFETPQTRKKAIPASRSPPPDSSSVTIARKRSPLKSNDSKSSPALFRKLDCKKLPDWKVEVAVPHASSLTVVCEDDIKKTDGGGLESGVDECNASLKPQTKRVLFNKNYNDKTHKFGGFRSGNRVVPLQDESSDSTVVVSNATEMYGNQKDNEDLSLIRKQLVQIENQQSSLLDLLQKFIGSSQNGMRSLETRVHGLELALDEISYDLAMSTAKVSGTDSAGNTCCKLPGAEFLSSKFWRRTEGRYPSSSLSSSGGSLAAIRNVADKDGSSEPLRMDNWRFRLQRGGGGVIVNPLAEIHSDSTASSEIFSNRALKNTIYDLEGRQGRSRSGLDVASSVTS